From the genome of Chanos chanos chromosome 5, fChaCha1.1, whole genome shotgun sequence, one region includes:
- the ing5b gene encoding inhibitor of growth protein 5b, which yields MAKGMYLEHYLDSIEGLPFELQRNFSLMTDLDNRTEEKKGEIDRLAAEYIENVRNLASEERVQHLQRIENAYSKCKEYSDDKVQLAMQIYELVDKHIRRLDADLARFESDLKDKLNSGGHESSDEKKSRKDKGNKEKRGSNARDKKGSDLDSPKQKRHKNSPTVSDSVLAMHPSDVLDMPVDPNEPTYCLCSQVSYGEMIGCDNSDCPIEWFHFACVGLTSKPKGKWYCPRCIQEMRKK from the exons ATGGCAAAGGGAATGTATCTGGAGCATTACCTGGACA GTATCGAGGGCCTTCCTTTTGAATTGCAGAGGAACTTCTCTTTGATGACCGATTTGGACAATAGGACGGAAG aaaagaagggagagatTGATCGACTAGCGGCTGAGTATATAGAAAATGTTAGAAACCTGGCGTCCGAGGAGCGTGTCCAGCACTTGCAGAGGATTGAAAATGcttacagtaaatgtaaagagTACAGTGATGACAAGGTTCAGCTTGCCATGCAGATATACGAATTG GTGGACAAGCACATTCGGCGGCTGGATGCTGATTTAGCCCGATTTGAAAGTGATCTGAAGGACAAACTCAACTCGGGTGGCCATGAGagctcagatgaaaaaaaatctagga AGGACAAAGGCAATAAAGAGAAGAGGGGATCTAATGCGAGGGACAAGAAAGGATCCGATCTGGACTCCCCCAAgcagaaaagacacaaaaacag CCCCACCGTCAGTGACTCAGTTCTTGCCATGCACCCGTCAGATGTGCTTGACATGCCGGTGGATCCAAATGAACCGACTTACTGCTTGTGCAGTCAGGTCTCTTATGGAGAAATGATAGGCTGCGACAATAGTGAT TGTCCAATAGAGTGGTTTCACTTCGCTTGTGTTGGCCTTACTTCAAAACCAAAGGGAAAATG GTACTGTCCTCGCTGTATCCaggaaatgaggaaaaagtAG